The proteins below are encoded in one region of Ferroplasma acidiphilum:
- a CDS encoding METTL5 family protein, producing METRRNKINKKALEIFLSRLEKPDFYNINLEQYPTDADTASTLLIEAYMDGNIAGKNVIDLGTGNGIFAIGASYLGAKVSTGIDIDPEMVATSRKNAENNASDAEFANVDVSDVKGEYDTVLMNPPFGSVIKHDDMPFINKAIEIGTHIYSIHNIKSYEYIREFYSQRIQIIRQERIFIKVPRIYAHHTDNYHEIESVLVYGIKN from the coding sequence TTGGAAACCCGCAGGAATAAAATAAACAAAAAAGCGCTTGAAATTTTCCTCTCCAGATTGGAAAAGCCTGATTTTTATAATATTAACCTGGAGCAGTACCCAACAGATGCAGATACTGCCTCAACACTTTTAATTGAAGCGTATATGGATGGCAATATTGCAGGGAAGAATGTAATAGACCTTGGAACAGGGAATGGGATATTTGCTATCGGGGCATCATATCTCGGTGCAAAAGTTTCCACAGGTATAGATATAGACCCCGAGATGGTAGCTACATCCAGGAAAAATGCAGAAAATAACGCTTCAGATGCAGAATTTGCAAATGTAGATGTTTCTGATGTTAAGGGGGAATATGACACTGTGTTAATGAATCCCCCATTTGGATCTGTCATAAAACACGACGATATGCCATTTATTAATAAAGCCATAGAAATAGGGACACATATATACAGTATACATAATATAAAAAGCTATGAATATATCAGGGAATTCTATTCACAGAGAATTCAAATAATAAGGCAGGAAAGGATATTTATAAAGGTGCCGAGGATCTATGCACACCATACAGATAATTACCATGAAATAGAATCTGTTCTTGTATATGGCATCAAAAATTAA
- a CDS encoding heme o synthase produces the protein MSGKIALYIEYSKPRVWWLLVFIGFGGAILAINHFSLTNILMVIVAIVAITAGSMGAEGLTNYIDLEMDTTMERTRNRPLPSGKITMKGALIFGYSLAIFSVLILLVFGRFIASLFMAIGIVDNVFIYSYLLKKISSYSIIYGGFSGAFPVLIGWYAVTSTFSWLPWVLFLLVMFWIPVHVWSLAYRYREDYKKANVPMFPVTHSDRSTAIAISFSSLLLIVFSLTPYFLGLYNLVYLIPVAILSIPIIIFSYNFIKKPDRKTSFRLFVYTAPYLTFVFILVIILNLLRVLNLFRFF, from the coding sequence ATGTCCGGTAAAATAGCTTTATACATTGAATACTCCAAACCACGGGTATGGTGGCTTCTTGTTTTTATTGGCTTTGGTGGGGCTATACTGGCGATTAATCATTTTTCATTAACAAATATATTGATGGTAATTGTTGCAATTGTTGCTATAACAGCAGGGTCTATGGGTGCTGAAGGCTTAACCAATTATATAGACCTTGAAATGGATACGACAATGGAAAGAACCAGAAACAGGCCGCTTCCAAGTGGAAAGATCACCATGAAGGGGGCACTTATATTCGGTTATTCACTTGCCATATTCTCTGTGTTAATCCTACTTGTATTTGGAAGGTTTATAGCATCACTTTTCATGGCAATTGGCATAGTAGATAATGTTTTTATTTACAGCTACCTTCTCAAGAAGATTTCATCATACAGTATCATATACGGGGGGTTTTCAGGAGCTTTTCCGGTACTTATAGGCTGGTATGCAGTGACATCCACTTTTTCCTGGCTTCCGTGGGTATTGTTCCTCCTGGTCATGTTCTGGATTCCGGTACATGTCTGGAGCCTCGCCTATAGATACAGGGAGGACTATAAAAAAGCTAATGTGCCTATGTTCCCCGTTACCCACTCAGACAGGTCAACCGCTATTGCAATCTCATTTTCATCCCTGTTGCTGATAGTATTTTCACTGACACCATATTTTCTGGGGCTTTACAATCTGGTATATCTAATACCGGTTGCAATTCTATCGATTCCAATAATAATATTCTCATATAATTTTATAAAAAAACCTGATAGAAAGACATCTTTCCGGCTATTTGTCTATACTGCCCCCTATCTTACATTTGTATTTATTCTTGTTATAATATTGAATCTGTTGCGTGTATTAAATTTATTCCGTTTTTTCTGA
- a CDS encoding exosome complex RNA-binding protein Csl4, which produces MEQVNDIVFPGDVIAKEEEYLSGRNTQDIDGNIIATAFGKVSRDDKSLVISVDTQKQAVVIRRYDIVYGKIIKILNKEAVILVSGVDKGKAIVPVATEARLKLPIPNKTMYSHIVTLGDILRAKIVSTRPLYATIFESGLGVLKGRCTVCRSELIADNGKLYCRNCGRIEQRKIAQDYGNINISGVNYERSR; this is translated from the coding sequence ATGGAACAGGTTAATGACATAGTATTTCCGGGCGACGTGATAGCAAAGGAGGAAGAATACCTCTCAGGTAGAAATACACAGGATATAGACGGAAATATCATAGCCACCGCTTTCGGAAAAGTATCAAGGGATGATAAATCACTTGTAATATCTGTTGATACACAAAAACAGGCAGTAGTTATAAGAAGATATGATATTGTATATGGAAAAATAATAAAAATTCTTAACAAGGAAGCAGTAATACTGGTTTCTGGAGTTGATAAGGGAAAGGCAATAGTCCCTGTGGCCACAGAAGCAAGGCTCAAATTGCCGATTCCAAACAAAACAATGTATTCCCATATTGTTACACTTGGAGATATATTAAGGGCAAAAATAGTAAGCACAAGGCCACTTTATGCCACTATATTTGAATCCGGGCTTGGTGTACTTAAGGGCAGATGCACCGTATGCAGGAGTGAACTCATTGCAGATAACGGAAAACTGTATTGCAGAAATTGTGGTAGAATAGAGCAGAGGAAAATTGCCCAGGATTATGGCAATATAAATATATCAGGTGTTAATTATGAAAGAAGCCGATAA
- a CDS encoding deoxyhypusine synthase — translation MEIKREDLLKDPVKDLKINKNTTLMQLMEMFGTSGGFTSKKLYEGYQILKEEFTSDETTFLSFPADIISTGTRGIINQLVKNKLVDVIITTNGTLDHDVARVYTDYYAGTFNFGDEKLKDMNINRLGNVFVPDESYGVVIEEKLMPMIEELYNKKKEWAPVDLIREVGLKLDNENSILYNAAKNNIPVFVPGITDGSFGSQLWSFYEMHHDFKINILEDEHRLSDIVFDAKKTGALMIGGGISKHHTIWWNQFRDGLNEAVYITTAQEYDGSLSGAKLEEAITWKKVRKDAKFVNIYGDATAILPIMVAPFL, via the coding sequence ATGGAAATAAAAAGAGAGGATTTATTAAAAGATCCGGTAAAGGATCTGAAAATAAATAAAAATACTACCTTAATGCAATTAATGGAAATGTTCGGGACAAGCGGTGGTTTTACATCAAAAAAATTATATGAAGGATATCAGATTTTAAAGGAAGAATTCACATCGGATGAAACAACATTCCTTTCGTTTCCGGCTGATATAATTTCCACAGGGACAAGAGGGATAATAAATCAGCTTGTAAAAAACAAACTTGTTGATGTAATTATAACAACCAATGGTACCCTTGACCATGACGTTGCACGTGTGTATACAGATTATTACGCCGGGACATTTAACTTTGGTGATGAGAAACTCAAGGATATGAATATTAACAGATTGGGCAATGTATTTGTCCCCGATGAAAGTTATGGAGTTGTAATAGAAGAGAAGCTAATGCCCATGATAGAGGAGTTATACAACAAAAAGAAAGAATGGGCACCGGTGGATCTGATAAGGGAAGTAGGATTGAAACTGGACAATGAAAACTCAATTCTATATAACGCTGCAAAAAATAACATACCTGTGTTTGTTCCGGGCATAACCGATGGATCATTCGGGTCACAGTTATGGTCATTCTATGAAATGCACCATGATTTCAAAATAAACATCCTTGAAGATGAGCACAGGCTTTCTGATATAGTATTTGATGCAAAGAAAACGGGCGCATTGATGATAGGGGGCGGCATTTCAAAGCACCATACCATATGGTGGAACCAGTTCAGGGACGGGCTGAACGAGGCTGTTTATATCACAACCGCACAGGAATACGATGGTTCACTCTCAGGTGCAAAGCTTGAGGAAGCAATAACCTGGAAAAAGGTAAGAAAAGATGCAAAATTTGTAAATATTTACGGGGATGCTACAGCAATTCTTCCTATTATGGTTGCCCCATTTTTATAA